In Staphylococcus lloydii, the following proteins share a genomic window:
- the sufB gene encoding Fe-S cluster assembly protein SufB, producing MAKKAPDVGDYKYGFHEEDVSIFRSERGLTENIVKEISNMKEEPEWMLDFRLKALKYFYKMPMPQWGGDLSELDFDDITYYVKPSEHAERSWDEVPEEIKRTFDKLGIPEAEQKYLAGVSAQYESEVVYHNMEKELEEKGIIFKDTDSALRENEELFKEYFASVVPAADNKFSALNSAVWSGGSFIYVPKNIKLDTPLQAYFRINSENMGQFERTLIIADEGASVNYVEGCTAPVYTTSSLHSAVVEIIVHKDAHVRYTTIQNWANNVYNLVTKRTLVYENGNMEWVDGNLGSKLTMKYPNCVLMGEGAKGSTLSIAFAGKGQVQDAGAKMIHKAPNTSSTIVSKSISKDGGKVVYRGIVHFGRKAKGARSNIECDTLILDNESTSDTIPYNEVFNDNISLEHEAKVSKVSEEQLFYLMSRGISEEEATEMIVMGFIEPFTKELPMEYAVEMNRLIKFEMEGSIG from the coding sequence ATGGCTAAGAAAGCACCTGATGTTGGAGATTACAAATATGGTTTCCACGAAGAAGATGTTTCCATTTTCAGATCAGAACGAGGTTTAACAGAAAACATCGTTAAAGAAATTTCCAATATGAAAGAAGAGCCAGAATGGATGCTTGATTTCAGACTTAAAGCATTGAAGTATTTCTATAAAATGCCAATGCCACAGTGGGGTGGAGATTTATCTGAATTAGACTTCGATGATATTACGTATTATGTAAAACCATCTGAACACGCTGAACGTTCATGGGATGAAGTTCCAGAAGAAATTAAACGTACATTTGATAAATTAGGTATTCCAGAAGCAGAACAAAAATACCTTGCAGGTGTATCTGCACAATATGAATCAGAAGTTGTTTACCATAATATGGAAAAAGAACTTGAAGAAAAAGGTATTATCTTTAAAGATACTGACAGTGCCTTAAGAGAAAATGAAGAATTATTCAAAGAGTACTTTGCATCAGTAGTACCTGCTGCTGACAATAAGTTTTCTGCATTAAACTCAGCTGTATGGTCTGGTGGTTCATTTATTTATGTTCCTAAGAACATTAAATTAGATACACCATTACAAGCATATTTCCGTATTAACTCAGAAAATATGGGTCAATTCGAACGTACACTAATTATTGCTGATGAAGGAGCTTCAGTAAACTACGTAGAAGGTTGTACTGCTCCAGTTTACACAACAAGTTCACTACACTCAGCAGTAGTTGAAATTATTGTTCATAAAGATGCTCACGTGCGTTATACTACAATTCAAAACTGGGCTAACAATGTTTATAACTTAGTTACTAAACGTACATTAGTTTATGAGAATGGTAATATGGAATGGGTAGACGGTAACTTAGGTTCTAAGTTAACAATGAAATACCCTAACTGTGTCCTTATGGGCGAAGGTGCTAAAGGTAGTACTTTATCAATTGCCTTTGCAGGTAAAGGTCAAGTACAAGATGCCGGTGCGAAAATGATTCACAAAGCACCAAATACTTCTTCAACAATTGTTTCAAAATCTATTTCAAAAGATGGCGGAAAAGTTGTTTATCGTGGTATCGTTCACTTCGGACGTAAAGCGAAAGGTGCACGTTCAAATATTGAATGTGATACGTTGATTTTAGATAATGAATCAACTTCTGATACTATTCCTTACAACGAAGTATTTAACGATAACATCTCATTAGAACACGAAGCGAAAGTGTCTAAAGTTTCTGAAGAACAGTTATTCTATCTAATGAGTCGTGGTATTTCAGAGGAAGAAGCGACAGAAATGATCGTAATGGGCTTCATTGAACCATTCACAAAAGAATTACCAATGGAATACGCAGTTGAAATGAACCGACTAATCAAATTCGAAATGGAAGGTTCAATCGGTTAA
- the sufU gene encoding Fe-S cluster assembly sulfur transfer protein SufU — protein MNFNNLDQLYRSVIMDHYKNPRNKGKLDNGTMTVDMNNPTCGDRINLTFDIEDNVIKDAKFDGEGCSISMSSASMMTESIKGHTLAEAMEMSQQFTKMMLGEDYEITEDMGDIEALQGVSQFPARIKCATLAWKALEKGTVEKEGKTEE, from the coding sequence ATGAATTTTAATAATTTAGATCAATTATATCGCTCAGTCATTATGGATCATTATAAAAATCCTAGAAATAAAGGGAAATTAGATAATGGTACGATGACTGTAGATATGAACAATCCAACATGTGGGGATCGTATCAATTTAACGTTTGATATCGAAGATAACGTTATAAAAGACGCTAAATTCGATGGAGAAGGCTGTTCTATTTCTATGTCTAGTGCTTCAATGATGACGGAATCAATCAAAGGCCATACTTTAGCAGAAGCTATGGAAATGAGCCAACAATTCACTAAGATGATGCTTGGTGAAGATTACGAAATTACTGAAGACATGGGTGACATTGAAGCGCTACAAGGTGTTTCACAATTCCCTGCACGTATTAAATGTGCAACGCTAGCATGGAAAGCATTAGAAAAAGGTACAGTTGAAAAAGAAGGCAAAACAGAAGAATAA